A window from Enterocloster bolteae encodes these proteins:
- a CDS encoding IS110 family transposase produces the protein MNAVGIDVSKGKSMIAILRPYGEIVSSPFEIKHTSSNIQSLIEQIRSIEGESRIVMEHTGRYYEPLARELSLAGLFVTAVNPKLIKDFGAHSLRKVKSDKADAVKIARYTLDSWTELKQYSLMDELRNQLKTMNRQFGFYMKHKTAMKNNLIGILDQTYPGVNTYFDSPAREDGSQKWVDFATTYWHVDYVRKFSLNAFVDHYQKWCKRRKYNFSKDKAEEIYGAAKELVPILPKDDLTKLIVKQSIEQLNTASKTVEELRTLMNDTAAKLPEYPVVMGMKGVGPSLGPQLMAEIGDVTRFTHKGAITAFAGVDPGVNESGTYEQKSVPTSKRGSSSLRKTLFQVMDCLIKTKPQDDPVYAFIDKKRAQGKPYYVYMTAGANKFLRIYYGRVKEYLMSLPE, from the coding sequence ATGAACGCTGTTGGTATTGATGTTTCCAAAGGCAAAAGTATGATCGCCATTCTACGACCTTATGGAGAAATCGTTTCTTCTCCCTTTGAAATCAAGCACACCTCCAGTAACATCCAATCCTTAATTGAGCAGATCCGATCAATCGAAGGTGAATCACGCATCGTTATGGAACATACTGGCCGTTACTACGAACCACTGGCTCGTGAGCTTTCTCTGGCAGGTCTTTTTGTAACTGCCGTAAATCCTAAGCTCATTAAAGATTTTGGAGCTCATTCTCTCCGCAAAGTAAAATCTGATAAAGCTGACGCTGTAAAAATAGCTCGTTACACCCTTGACAGTTGGACGGAATTGAAACAGTATAGTCTTATGGACGAACTACGCAATCAACTAAAGACCATGAACCGTCAGTTTGGCTTCTACATGAAACACAAAACAGCTATGAAGAATAACCTCATCGGTATCCTCGATCAGACTTACCCTGGTGTTAATACTTACTTTGATAGCCCTGCCCGTGAGGACGGCAGCCAGAAGTGGGTTGATTTTGCTACTACATACTGGCATGTGGACTATGTTCGTAAATTCTCATTAAATGCATTTGTCGACCATTATCAGAAGTGGTGCAAACGTAGGAAGTATAACTTTAGCAAAGACAAGGCTGAAGAAATCTATGGAGCTGCAAAGGAGCTTGTTCCTATACTTCCAAAAGATGATCTAACCAAGCTGATCGTGAAACAGTCCATAGAACAATTAAACACTGCTTCCAAGACCGTGGAAGAGCTCCGTACCCTGATGAATGACACAGCCGCCAAGCTGCCGGAATATCCCGTTGTTATGGGTATGAAGGGTGTTGGCCCGTCTCTTGGCCCTCAGCTTATGGCTGAAATCGGAGATGTCACACGCTTTACCCACAAAGGGGCTATCACTGCATTTGCTGGTGTAGACCCAGGTGTCAACGAATCCGGAACCTATGAACAAAAAAGCGTTCCAACCTCCAAACGCGGCTCATCTTCCCTCCGAAAAACCTTATTTCAGGTCATGGACTGTCTCATCAAAACAAAACCGCAGGACGACCCTGTATATGCGTTTATTGATAAGAAACGTGCTCAAGGAAAGCCTTACTATGTCTACATGACTGCAGGCGCTAATAAGTTTCTGCGTATCTATTACGGAAGAGTAAAAGAATATCTAATGTCTCTTCCAGAATAG
- the larE gene encoding ATP-dependent sacrificial sulfur transferase LarE yields MNTVNNSFSDEMSSPDQMKKCLEARMEQLAKEDICLAFSGGVDSSLLLKTAADAAAHTGRKVYAVTFDSRLHPSCDLEIARRVAGELGGIHEVITVDELEQESIKNNPVNRCYLCKRHLFSRLAELAEARGIRYILDGTNEDDMHVYRPGIRALKELGIISPLAELHITKAQVKALASEYGISVASRPSTPCMATRLPYGAALDYEVLRRIGEGEAYVRTMVPGNVRLRLHGDIVRLELDPEAFEVFMKGRKEIVSRLKKMGFVYITLDAEGFRSGSMDAGLNGPEVQ; encoded by the coding sequence ATGAATACGGTAAATAACAGTTTCAGTGATGAAATGTCATCTCCGGACCAGATGAAAAAGTGTCTGGAGGCCAGGATGGAGCAGCTGGCCAAAGAGGATATATGCCTTGCATTTTCCGGCGGAGTTGATTCAAGCCTGCTTTTAAAGACAGCAGCAGACGCAGCTGCCCATACGGGAAGAAAGGTGTACGCCGTTACGTTTGACAGCCGCCTGCATCCTTCCTGCGACCTGGAGATTGCCAGGCGCGTGGCAGGGGAGCTGGGAGGAATCCATGAGGTTATTACCGTGGATGAGCTGGAGCAGGAGTCAATAAAAAACAACCCGGTAAACCGCTGTTATCTGTGTAAGCGCCATCTGTTCTCCAGACTGGCAGAGCTGGCAGAGGCCAGGGGAATCAGGTATATCCTGGACGGTACAAATGAGGACGATATGCATGTATACCGCCCCGGAATCCGGGCACTTAAGGAGCTGGGAATCATTAGTCCCCTGGCAGAGCTGCACATAACCAAGGCTCAGGTAAAGGCCCTGGCGTCAGAGTACGGAATATCGGTGGCATCCCGTCCGTCCACTCCCTGCATGGCTACCCGCCTGCCCTACGGCGCTGCTCTGGACTATGAGGTGCTGAGAAGAATTGGGGAGGGAGAAGCCTATGTCAGGACTATGGTTCCCGGCAATGTACGTCTCAGGCTTCACGGAGATATCGTGCGCCTGGAACTGGATCCGGAAGCCTTTGAGGTATTTATGAAAGGCCGGAAAGAAATCGTCAGCCGTTTGAAGAAAATGGGGTTTGTGTATATAACCCTGGATGCAGAAGGGTTCCGCTCCGGGAGCATGGATGCAGGGCTGAACGGACCGGAAGTCCAATAA
- the larC gene encoding nickel pincer cofactor biosynthesis protein LarC — protein MGKILYLECNSGISGDMTVGALLDLGADRQVLENALESLGVDGYHLHFGRKVVSGLDAFDFDVHLEEHEHGHEEGHGHEEGHWHEEGHRHEDGHGHEHEHGHEDGHRHEAGHGHEVGHGHEHEHSHEADHGHEHEHSHEAGHGHPHPHIHRNLHDIYHIIDRLDSNERVKEMARTMFRIVAEAESKAHGLPVEQVHFHEVGAIDSIVDIISAAVCIDNLGVEDVVVSALSEGHGHVYCQHGVLPVPVPATANIASSYGLKLHFTDNDGEMVTPTGAAIAAALRTKDRLPSSCRLLKVGMGAGNKVFKQANVLRAMLLETSQEEDRTMWVLETNLDDCTGEMLGLAMEMLLDAGAADVWYTPIHMKKNRPAYMLSVLCRESSIEAMEEIILTQTTTIGIRRYPTERTILDRSEIQVETSYGPADVKVCAYKGRTFFYPEYESIRRICREQGVDFQTAYHQARMKAEESRQD, from the coding sequence ATGGGGAAGATTTTATATCTGGAATGTAATTCGGGCATCAGCGGGGATATGACGGTAGGAGCCCTGCTTGATCTGGGAGCGGACAGGCAGGTGCTGGAGAATGCGCTGGAGAGCCTGGGAGTGGATGGATACCATCTGCATTTTGGACGGAAGGTTGTGAGCGGTCTGGATGCATTTGATTTTGATGTGCATTTGGAGGAGCATGAGCATGGTCATGAGGAAGGCCACGGTCATGAGGAAGGCCACTGGCATGAGGAAGGTCACCGGCATGAAGATGGTCACGGCCATGAGCATGAGCACGGTCATGAGGATGGTCACCGGCATGAGGCTGGTCACGGTCATGAGGTTGGTCACGGTCATGAGCATGAGCACAGTCATGAGGCTGATCACGGTCATGAGCATGAGCACAGTCATGAGGCTGGTCACGGTCATCCGCATCCCCACATTCACAGGAACCTCCACGACATTTATCATATCATAGACCGTCTGGATTCCAATGAGAGGGTGAAGGAAATGGCCCGGACCATGTTCCGCATTGTGGCAGAGGCGGAATCCAAGGCCCATGGGCTTCCTGTTGAACAGGTTCATTTCCACGAAGTGGGGGCCATTGATTCTATAGTGGACATTATCAGTGCGGCAGTCTGTATCGACAATCTGGGTGTGGAGGATGTGGTGGTTTCTGCATTGTCTGAAGGTCACGGCCATGTCTACTGCCAGCACGGCGTACTGCCGGTTCCTGTTCCGGCTACTGCTAATATTGCTTCCTCCTATGGACTTAAGCTGCATTTTACAGACAATGACGGGGAAATGGTTACACCTACCGGGGCAGCAATTGCCGCCGCTCTGCGGACAAAGGACCGGCTGCCTTCTTCCTGCCGTCTGCTTAAGGTCGGAATGGGTGCGGGGAACAAGGTGTTTAAACAGGCGAATGTGCTTCGGGCCATGCTGCTGGAGACTTCACAGGAAGAGGACCGTACCATGTGGGTATTGGAGACGAACCTGGATGACTGTACCGGGGAAATGCTGGGCCTTGCCATGGAGATGCTCCTTGATGCCGGGGCCGCGGATGTGTGGTATACCCCTATTCACATGAAGAAAAACCGTCCCGCCTACATGCTGTCTGTGCTTTGCCGTGAATCATCCATAGAGGCCATGGAGGAAATCATTCTTACCCAGACCACTACCATTGGAATCCGCCGTTATCCGACGGAGAGGACCATTCTTGATCGGAGTGAAATCCAGGTGGAAACCAGTTACGGGCCGGCGGATGTGAAGGTGTGTGCTTACAAGGGCAGAACGTTTTTTTATCCGGAATATGAAAGCATCCGGCGGATTTGTAGGGAACAGGGTGTGGATTTTCAGACCGCATATCATCAGGCACGTATGAAGGCAGAGGAAAGCCGGCAGGATTAA
- the larB gene encoding nickel pincer cofactor biosynthesis protein LarB, which yields MDVRELLEQVKSGGVNIEEAEKQLKNLPYEDLGYAKLDHHRKLRSGFGETVFCQGKPDAYLLEIYKKFYERDGEVLGTRASEKQAELVRTAVPEVVYDPISRILKVEKPGKERKGYVAVCTGGTADIPVAEEAAQTAEYFGCRVDRIFDVGVAGIHRLLAQRERLDKASCIVAVAGMEGALGTVIAGLVECPVVAVPTSVGYGASFHGLSALLTMLNSCANGISVVNIDNGYGAGYLATQINRMAVR from the coding sequence ATGGATGTCAGGGAATTACTGGAGCAGGTAAAGTCCGGCGGTGTTAACATAGAAGAAGCAGAGAAGCAGCTTAAGAACCTGCCTTATGAGGATTTGGGATATGCCAAGCTGGACCATCACAGGAAGCTGCGATCCGGTTTTGGGGAAACTGTATTCTGCCAGGGAAAGCCGGATGCGTATTTGCTGGAAATATATAAGAAATTTTATGAGAGGGACGGGGAGGTTCTGGGAACCAGGGCTTCTGAGAAGCAGGCTGAGCTGGTGAGAACAGCGGTGCCGGAGGTGGTGTATGATCCCATATCCCGGATACTTAAGGTGGAGAAGCCGGGAAAGGAGCGCAAGGGGTATGTGGCAGTGTGCACAGGAGGCACGGCGGATATACCGGTGGCAGAGGAAGCAGCCCAGACAGCTGAATATTTCGGATGCAGGGTAGACCGTATATTTGATGTGGGAGTTGCCGGAATCCACAGGCTCCTGGCCCAGAGGGAACGTCTGGACAAGGCCAGCTGCATTGTGGCAGTGGCCGGAATGGAAGGAGCGCTGGGCACGGTGATAGCAGGCCTGGTGGAATGCCCTGTAGTGGCAGTCCCCACCTCCGTGGGATACGGAGCCAGCTTCCACGGGCTGTCGGCCCTTCTTACAATGCTTAATTCCTGTGCCAACGGGATATCGGTGGTTAATATTGACAATGGATACGGCGCCGGCTACCTGGCGACCCAAATAAACAGAATGGCGGTGAGATAA
- a CDS encoding ABC transporter ATP-binding protein produces MKLEAMNISFQYDNGNRKILNNVSISLESGERVGLTAPSGFGKTTFCKILAGYEKPDHGTVVLDGKNISSCAGYNPVQMIWQHPELSVNPRLKMREVLREGDFVEERVVRGLGIEPDWLNRYPGELSGGELQRFCIARALGKRTRFILADEISTMLDLITQSQIWGFLLEEVKTRDLGLLVVSHSEELLERVCGRVVDLRTD; encoded by the coding sequence ATGAAGCTGGAAGCTATGAATATTTCTTTCCAATACGACAATGGGAACAGGAAAATACTGAACAATGTCAGCATAAGCCTGGAGAGCGGGGAACGTGTGGGGCTGACAGCTCCCAGCGGTTTTGGAAAGACGACCTTTTGCAAGATACTGGCTGGTTATGAGAAACCGGACCATGGGACTGTGGTGTTAGACGGGAAAAATATTTCTTCCTGTGCCGGTTACAATCCGGTGCAGATGATATGGCAGCATCCGGAACTGTCAGTAAATCCCCGCCTTAAGATGCGGGAAGTTCTGAGGGAAGGGGATTTTGTGGAGGAACGGGTGGTCCGCGGTCTGGGAATTGAACCGGACTGGCTGAACCGGTATCCGGGTGAGCTGTCCGGAGGAGAGCTGCAGCGGTTCTGTATAGCCAGGGCATTGGGGAAGCGCACCCGGTTCATTCTGGCGGATGAGATAAGCACCATGCTGGACCTTATCACCCAGAGCCAGATCTGGGGATTCCTTTTGGAGGAAGTGAAGACGCGGGACCTGGGCCTGCTGGTGGTCAGCCATTCAGAGGAGCTGCTGGAGCGTGTTTGCGGCAGGGTGGTTGATTTGAGGACGGATTAG
- a CDS encoding ABC transporter ATP-binding protein: MEEKQVILSVEHLMISFSQYVGGWRQRELPVIRDLNIKVREHEVVAVAGSSGSGKSLLAHAVMGLLPQNAACQGTVSFEGEILTQKKKEQLRGSRMVLVPQSVSYLDPLMKVGEQVRRGQKDRESVKRCRQSMGRYGLGEDTEELYPFELSGGMTRRVLISTAVMEHPRLVIADEPTPGLHISAARRVLSHFREIADQGAGVLLITHDLELALEVADRIVVFYAGTNVEEALAEDFEDEQRLRHPYTKALFRAMPRHGFKAASGTQPYAADMPAGCPYGPRCPDMDEGCLQEISYRSFRGGMVKCRKAGI, encoded by the coding sequence TTGGAGGAAAAACAAGTCATATTGTCGGTGGAGCATCTGATGATCTCATTTTCCCAGTATGTGGGGGGATGGCGCCAGAGGGAGCTTCCCGTGATTCGGGATCTGAACATAAAGGTACGGGAACATGAGGTGGTGGCCGTAGCCGGATCCAGCGGTTCGGGAAAGAGCCTGCTGGCCCATGCGGTCATGGGACTTCTGCCGCAGAATGCCGCCTGTCAGGGGACGGTTTCCTTTGAGGGAGAAATCCTGACCCAGAAGAAAAAGGAACAGCTTCGGGGGAGCCGGATGGTATTGGTCCCCCAGAGCGTGTCGTATCTGGATCCGCTTATGAAGGTGGGAGAACAGGTACGAAGGGGACAAAAAGACAGGGAGAGCGTGAAGCGCTGCCGCCAATCCATGGGGCGCTACGGGCTGGGAGAGGATACGGAAGAGCTGTATCCTTTTGAACTGTCCGGGGGAATGACCAGAAGGGTACTTATTTCCACAGCCGTGATGGAGCATCCCAGACTGGTTATTGCAGATGAACCCACGCCGGGCCTTCATATCAGCGCGGCCAGGCGTGTGCTGTCCCACTTCCGGGAGATAGCGGACCAGGGGGCAGGGGTCCTTCTTATCACCCATGATTTGGAGCTGGCTTTGGAGGTGGCTGACAGAATCGTGGTATTTTACGCAGGTACCAATGTGGAGGAGGCCCTGGCAGAGGATTTTGAGGATGAGCAAAGGCTTCGCCACCCCTATACCAAAGCTCTATTCCGGGCCATGCCCCGTCACGGATTTAAGGCAGCATCCGGGACCCAGCCCTATGCGGCGGATATGCCCGCGGGATGTCCCTATGGGCCCCGCTGCCCGGACATGGATGAAGGCTGTCTCCAGGAAATTTCTTATCGCAGTTTTCGCGGCGGCATGGTAAAATGCAGGAAGGCGGGAATATGA
- a CDS encoding ABC transporter permease has protein sequence MSAQRHRWNRRKAMAALLAVSVLLLAAIAIAGQVLREQALATDFTRKNLPPSLAYPFGTDWMGRDMFVRSLTGLSISIRIGLLTACISAVVAFILGTMAACLGRVTDAVIGGIIDLVMGIPHILLLILISFAVGKGFWGVLIGISLTHWTSLARLLRGEVIQLRESQYIQIAKKLGKGRFYIAFKHMTPHLLPQLFVGMVLLFPHAILHEASITFLGFGLPPEQPAVGVILSESMKYLVMGKWWLALFPGLLLVFVVVLFHFIGDTLSRLLDPAQAHL, from the coding sequence ATGAGCGCACAAAGACACCGATGGAACCGCCGCAAGGCCATGGCTGCGCTGCTGGCGGTATCGGTCCTCCTGCTGGCAGCCATTGCCATTGCCGGCCAGGTATTAAGGGAGCAGGCCCTGGCCACGGATTTCACCAGAAAAAATCTGCCGCCCAGCCTGGCCTATCCCTTTGGGACAGACTGGATGGGGCGGGACATGTTTGTCCGCAGCCTTACAGGGCTATCCATCAGCATACGCATCGGGCTTTTGACGGCATGCATCAGCGCGGTGGTGGCTTTCATCCTGGGAACCATGGCCGCCTGTCTGGGCAGGGTCACGGATGCTGTCATAGGAGGAATCATTGATCTGGTCATGGGAATACCCCATATCCTGCTTCTGATTCTCATTTCCTTTGCAGTGGGAAAGGGATTCTGGGGTGTACTGATTGGGATTTCACTGACTCACTGGACTTCCCTGGCCAGGCTTCTCCGCGGGGAGGTCATACAGCTTCGTGAGAGCCAGTACATACAGATTGCAAAGAAGCTGGGAAAGGGAAGGTTTTATATTGCCTTCAAACATATGACGCCCCATCTGCTGCCCCAGCTTTTTGTGGGCATGGTTCTGCTGTTTCCCCATGCAATTCTTCATGAGGCAAGCATAACCTTTCTGGGCTTCGGGCTGCCGCCGGAGCAGCCTGCCGTGGGTGTTATCCTGTCTGAGAGCATGAAATACCTGGTCATGGGGAAGTGGTGGCTGGCCCTGTTTCCCGGTCTTTTGCTGGTATTTGTGGTGGTCCTGTTCCATTTTATCGGGGATACGCTGAGCCGTCTGCTGGACCCGGCCCAGGCCCATCTGTAA
- a CDS encoding ABC transporter permease, translated as MSWKQAGVNFIRMAVLLVLVSMAAFFLVSVSPLDPLTTNVGQAALGSMSSEQIARLQEYWGVNTPPVTRYLAWAGDFLKGDMGISLLYRRPVAQVIGEKLANSLWIMAAAWILSGLIGFLMGIIAGAKKGKTADRIISSYALVTASTPAFWVALVLLVVFAVWLKLLPIGLSVPIGVEASAVTMKDRLIHGILPAAALSITGISNIALHTREKMAQVMESDYVLFARARGESEWSIIRRHGIRNILLPAMTLQFASVSEIFGGSVLVEQVFSYPGLGQAAVTAGLGGDVPLLMGITIISAAIVFLGNFTANLLYGTVDPRIRRSRA; from the coding sequence ATGAGTTGGAAACAGGCGGGTGTTAATTTCATACGGATGGCGGTTCTGCTGGTGCTGGTGAGTATGGCGGCGTTTTTCCTGGTGTCGGTTTCTCCCCTGGATCCGCTTACCACCAATGTGGGGCAGGCGGCCCTTGGAAGCATGAGCAGCGAGCAGATTGCCAGACTCCAGGAATACTGGGGCGTCAACACGCCGCCTGTAACCCGTTATCTGGCCTGGGCCGGTGATTTTCTTAAGGGAGATATGGGTATCTCCCTTTTGTACCGCAGGCCTGTTGCCCAGGTAATCGGGGAGAAGCTGGCCAATTCCCTTTGGATTATGGCGGCGGCATGGATTTTGTCGGGATTGATTGGATTTCTCATGGGAATCATTGCCGGGGCAAAGAAGGGAAAGACTGCGGACCGAATTATCTCTTCCTATGCCCTGGTAACTGCCAGTACGCCGGCCTTTTGGGTGGCTCTGGTACTGCTTGTCGTGTTCGCGGTCTGGCTTAAGCTGCTCCCCATAGGACTTTCTGTTCCAATCGGGGTGGAGGCGTCGGCTGTGACCATGAAGGACCGCCTGATTCATGGCATACTGCCTGCGGCGGCATTGTCCATTACAGGCATCTCCAACATTGCCCTTCATACAAGGGAGAAGATGGCGCAGGTCATGGAAAGCGATTATGTGCTGTTTGCCAGGGCCAGGGGAGAGTCAGAATGGTCCATTATCCGCAGGCATGGAATCCGCAACATCCTTCTTCCTGCCATGACGCTCCAGTTTGCCTCAGTCAGCGAGATATTCGGAGGATCCGTGCTGGTGGAGCAGGTATTTTCCTATCCGGGCCTGGGACAGGCGGCTGTGACAGCCGGATTAGGCGGGGATGTGCCGCTGCTTATGGGAATTACAATTATCAGCGCGGCCATTGTATTTTTAGGGAATTTCACCGCCAACCTCCTGTACGGAACGGTGGATCCCAGAATCAGGAGGAGCAGGGCATGA
- a CDS encoding ABC transporter substrate-binding protein produces MRRGMRTGMKYAVAAMAAVSMAVTGCAGSGTGNSAKDSGISAAADSAGSSAGNRAGDIAGDSAGNRAENSAGKGAGETGNNGTRDDVVVVMGPTSEPEAGFDPAYGWGAGEHVHEPLIQSTLTVTTADLKIGYDLATSMEVSQDGLTWTVNIRDDVNFTDGEKLTARDVAFTYNTLRDTSSVNDFTMLESAEALDDTTVVFHMKRPYSIWPYTMAIVGIVPEHAYGADYGSHPIGSGRYIMKQWDKGQQVIFEANPDYYGTEPKMKKVTILFMEEDAAYAAVMSGQVDLAYTAASYSDQTLPGYELLSFETVDNRGFNLPAVKSGTVTDGKTVVGNDFTSDVQVRRAVNIGIDRNEMIDHVLNGYGSPAYSVCDKMPWYNESAKTEYDPEKAAELLEEAGWKAGADGIREKDGVRAGFTLMYPASDSVRQALAADTANQLKEVGIEVKIEGVGWDDAYDRAQTEPLMWGWGAHTPMELYNIYHTMKDTGLAEYSPYANDSVDRYMDEALASGNLEDSYELWKKAQWDGTAGVTQDGDIPWIWLVNIDHLYWSRDGLKVAEQKIHPHGHGWSIVNNVDQWSWE; encoded by the coding sequence ATGAGACGAGGAATGAGAACGGGAATGAAATATGCCGTGGCAGCCATGGCGGCCGTGTCCATGGCTGTGACGGGCTGCGCAGGCAGCGGAACAGGAAACAGCGCTAAGGACAGCGGAATATCTGCGGCTGCAGACAGTGCAGGGAGCAGTGCGGGAAACCGTGCAGGAGATATTGCTGGGGACAGCGCGGGAAACCGTGCGGAAAACAGTGCGGGAAAGGGCGCCGGGGAGACGGGGAATAATGGAACAAGGGACGACGTGGTGGTTGTCATGGGACCAACCTCAGAGCCGGAGGCCGGATTTGATCCTGCCTACGGATGGGGGGCGGGCGAACATGTCCACGAGCCGCTGATTCAGAGTACGCTGACCGTGACGACTGCTGACCTGAAAATAGGATATGACCTGGCAACCAGTATGGAGGTGAGCCAGGACGGGCTTACCTGGACCGTGAATATACGGGATGATGTTAATTTTACAGACGGAGAGAAGCTGACTGCCCGGGATGTGGCATTTACATACAATACCCTGCGGGACACCAGCTCTGTCAACGACTTTACCATGTTAGAGAGTGCTGAGGCGCTGGATGATACCACGGTGGTATTTCATATGAAACGCCCCTACTCCATCTGGCCCTATACCATGGCAATTGTCGGTATTGTACCGGAACATGCCTATGGGGCGGATTACGGTTCACATCCCATTGGATCCGGCAGATATATCATGAAACAGTGGGATAAGGGACAGCAGGTCATATTTGAGGCGAACCCGGATTATTACGGGACAGAGCCGAAAATGAAGAAAGTGACCATACTTTTCATGGAGGAGGACGCGGCTTATGCAGCTGTCATGTCCGGGCAGGTGGACCTGGCCTATACGGCTGCGTCCTATTCAGATCAGACCCTTCCCGGATATGAGCTCCTTTCCTTCGAGACAGTGGATAACCGGGGCTTTAACCTTCCGGCTGTAAAGTCAGGCACTGTAACTGACGGCAAAACCGTTGTGGGAAATGATTTTACGTCGGATGTACAGGTGAGAAGGGCTGTGAACATTGGGATTGACAGGAATGAAATGATTGACCATGTGCTGAACGGCTACGGAAGCCCGGCATACAGCGTGTGTGACAAGATGCCCTGGTACAATGAGTCTGCGAAAACAGAGTATGACCCGGAAAAGGCAGCAGAGCTTTTGGAGGAAGCCGGATGGAAGGCTGGAGCGGATGGAATCAGGGAAAAGGATGGTGTCAGGGCCGGATTTACACTGATGTACCCGGCCAGCGATTCCGTACGCCAGGCTCTGGCAGCGGACACGGCCAACCAGCTTAAGGAAGTGGGAATTGAAGTGAAGATAGAGGGTGTTGGCTGGGATGACGCCTATGACCGCGCCCAGACAGAGCCGCTTATGTGGGGCTGGGGCGCCCATACGCCTATGGAGCTTTACAATATTTACCATACCATGAAGGATACCGGCCTGGCGGAGTATTCTCCCTATGCCAATGACAGTGTGGACCGGTACATGGACGAAGCCCTGGCCAGCGGGAATCTGGAGGATTCCTACGAGCTGTGGAAGAAGGCCCAGTGGGACGGGACCGCGGGAGTGACCCAGGATGGGGATATCCCCTGGATTTGGCTGGTTAATATAGACCATCTGTACTGGTCCAGGGACGGACTAAAGGTGGCGGAACAGAAAATTCATCCCCATGGACACGGATGGTCCATTGTAAATAATGTGGACCAGTGGAGCTGGGAATAA
- a CDS encoding ABC transporter substrate-binding protein translates to MMKKTNAKRILAAALAGMMALSLSACGEQGGGSPTEGATTESASTAAVAAETKAEAGSAAEPQDSGKTGEEATGGAARPEAVSQEDWEAMQKEPAFGTTLNYLFNGGACVSAVYLAEALGYYEDYGINAEYIEGESVVITVGTGKCLWGTDHIATMLVPVTNGVDMTFVAGAHMGCKSIYVFNDSEIKTAEDLKGKTIAIHDGIGNSDQNIIYRMLDGEGIDPTSEVEYLDIADSAASVAAMESGEIDASIFSDYFVIANYRDKMRKVCSITPGDEFEGEVCCATAMNNDFLAKNPVHAKYIVMAIKRAGQYARLHSEDAVQLMFDTNKMTGEFENQLEFWDSLDFGLSDAITEEALGNIAADYIRLGVIQKKELTADDVMKLAWTNACPDEEVPGLTVGDPKDVEGRTVEVQQKGE, encoded by the coding sequence ATGATGAAAAAGACAAATGCGAAACGCATTCTGGCGGCAGCGCTTGCGGGAATGATGGCCTTATCCCTGAGCGCCTGCGGGGAACAGGGGGGAGGCTCTCCCACAGAAGGCGCAACCACAGAAAGCGCATCCACAGCAGCTGTGGCAGCGGAGACAAAAGCGGAAGCAGGGTCAGCGGCAGAGCCACAGGATTCCGGGAAAACCGGTGAGGAGGCAACCGGAGGCGCCGCCCGCCCGGAGGCTGTGTCCCAGGAGGATTGGGAGGCCATGCAGAAGGAGCCTGCCTTCGGAACAACATTAAATTATCTGTTTAACGGAGGGGCCTGCGTGTCTGCGGTATACCTTGCCGAGGCACTGGGCTATTATGAGGATTACGGTATTAACGCGGAATACATTGAAGGAGAGTCTGTTGTGATCACGGTTGGCACAGGGAAGTGCCTGTGGGGAACAGACCATATCGCAACCATGCTTGTGCCGGTGACAAACGGTGTGGATATGACATTCGTAGCAGGAGCCCACATGGGCTGCAAATCTATCTACGTATTCAATGACAGCGAGATAAAGACGGCTGAGGATTTAAAGGGAAAGACCATTGCCATCCATGACGGCATCGGAAACTCCGACCAGAATATTATCTACCGAATGCTGGACGGGGAGGGGATAGACCCTACCTCTGAGGTGGAATATCTTGATATCGCAGACAGCGCGGCCAGCGTTGCGGCTATGGAGAGCGGCGAGATAGACGCTTCCATTTTCTCGGATTATTTTGTAATCGCCAATTACAGAGATAAGATGCGCAAGGTATGCTCCATTACCCCCGGCGATGAGTTCGAGGGAGAGGTGTGCTGCGCAACCGCCATGAACAATGATTTTCTTGCGAAGAACCCGGTTCACGCAAAATACATTGTTATGGCGATTAAACGTGCAGGGCAGTATGCCCGTCTCCACTCTGAGGATGCCGTGCAGTTAATGTTTGACACCAATAAGATGACAGGTGAGTTTGAAAATCAGCTGGAGTTCTGGGATTCCCTGGATTTCGGCCTGTCTGACGCAATCACAGAGGAGGCCCTTGGCAATATTGCAGCCGACTACATCCGCCTGGGAGTGATCCAGAAGAAGGAGCTGACAGCAGACGATGTCATGAAGCTTGCATGGACAAACGCGTGCCCGGATGAGGAGGTCCCGGGACTGACCGTGGGAGACCCGAAAGACGTGGAGGGACGTACCGTAGAGGTTCAGCAGAAGGGGGAATAA